From Varibaculum massiliense, a single genomic window includes:
- a CDS encoding Y-family DNA polymerase — MNDRLLALYIPEWPAQAAKLPLDEAVALCSGGRVQAVTAPARAAGIRPQMRLKQARVLCPSLKEKSYSLAEAELAFQPVIEVAAQQLYAPKSWFPGLVTAALSRSQRHAESALAAELTEQLAQVGFAVQIGIARGTLAACLAAREQLLVSDSGVKPLLSAEPLSSLGFFLRPGIKISGFDFSDHYLTKMTDSLTHLGITSLGQMCALGRPALIRRFGTLGAISYDLASGENLEEAARVKTAPASPGLYQFFTPPASSLTQLLLPARALVVEMYARLRASGQVCTQVQFICRCENGKLLSRSWNLGVEVSSKDLVERIKYQLEAVTVGGSGSEALGAVSQIELHPLRAVDARQAMTPLWGRNADPPQEVEQAARSASSLLGKCGVRVPQLTSGYDPRSVIELKPWQERGRQKRPRPRVGALTGVAPEIVFMHPKPAGIIDSRGRKILPGRDGQLKSPVKWVQVAGRKIEVQKTEGPWPINGQWWRPGVPNHLGPRIFLRVYGEQETLLLVFRKSSWWLDAWEGQK; from the coding sequence ATGAACGATAGATTGCTAGCCCTCTATATCCCCGAGTGGCCAGCCCAAGCCGCCAAACTTCCCCTAGATGAAGCGGTGGCGCTGTGCAGTGGCGGGCGGGTGCAGGCAGTCACGGCTCCGGCACGCGCCGCCGGAATAAGGCCGCAGATGCGACTAAAGCAAGCGCGCGTCCTCTGCCCCTCCCTGAAAGAAAAATCCTACTCGCTGGCAGAGGCGGAACTAGCGTTTCAACCGGTTATCGAGGTCGCAGCCCAGCAACTATATGCCCCCAAGAGCTGGTTTCCGGGGCTGGTGACCGCCGCTTTAAGTCGCAGTCAGCGCCACGCAGAATCCGCCCTGGCCGCAGAACTAACCGAACAGTTAGCGCAGGTAGGGTTCGCGGTGCAGATCGGGATTGCTCGGGGTACTTTGGCGGCGTGTCTAGCTGCCCGCGAACAGCTACTGGTTTCTGATTCTGGGGTAAAGCCTCTTCTTAGCGCAGAGCCCCTAAGTAGCCTGGGATTTTTCTTACGTCCGGGGATAAAAATAAGCGGATTCGATTTCTCCGACCACTACCTAACAAAAATGACAGACAGCCTAACCCATTTGGGAATCACCAGTTTGGGGCAAATGTGCGCCCTGGGACGCCCGGCATTAATCCGTCGTTTCGGCACCCTGGGAGCGATTAGTTACGACTTAGCGAGCGGGGAAAACCTAGAGGAGGCTGCCCGGGTGAAAACCGCGCCCGCCTCACCCGGTCTCTACCAATTCTTCACCCCGCCCGCCAGCTCCCTTACCCAGCTGTTACTGCCCGCCCGGGCGTTAGTGGTGGAAATGTATGCCCGCCTGCGCGCGAGCGGGCAGGTGTGCACCCAGGTGCAGTTTATTTGCCGCTGTGAAAACGGGAAATTACTTAGCCGCAGCTGGAACCTGGGGGTAGAGGTTAGCAGCAAAGACCTAGTAGAGAGGATAAAATACCAGTTAGAAGCGGTTACGGTTGGAGGTAGCGGCAGCGAAGCCCTAGGGGCGGTCTCCCAGATCGAGCTGCATCCCTTGCGGGCGGTAGATGCCCGACAGGCGATGACCCCGCTTTGGGGTAGGAACGCCGATCCTCCCCAGGAAGTCGAGCAGGCAGCCCGCAGTGCCAGCTCTTTATTAGGTAAATGCGGGGTGCGGGTACCTCAATTAACCAGTGGATATGATCCGCGTTCAGTGATTGAACTGAAACCTTGGCAAGAGCGGGGGAGGCAAAAGCGGCCGCGCCCTAGAGTCGGGGCGCTTACCGGGGTGGCACCGGAAATAGTTTTCATGCACCCCAAACCGGCGGGAATTATCGATAGTCGCGGCCGGAAAATTCTGCCCGGACGAGACGGACAGCTAAAATCCCCGGTCAAATGGGTGCAGGTAGCCGGACGGAAAATCGAGGTGCAGAAAACCGAGGGGCCTTGGCCGATAAATGGACAGTGGTGGCGCCCCGGGGTTCCCAATCACCTAGGTCCCCGAATTTTCCTGCGAGTCTACGGCGAGCAAGAAACCTTACTGCTGGTGTTCCGCAAATCCTCCTGGTGGTTAGATGCCTGGGAGGGGCAAAAATGA
- a CDS encoding type II toxin-antitoxin system YafQ family toxin, with amino-acid sequence MAHYAIKYSSQFRKQLKIAKKRGKDLGKLERIVDLLASGTPLPEKCRDHALTGNWVKYRECHIEPDWLLIYYKQDDVLVLSLVATGSHSDLF; translated from the coding sequence ATGGCGCACTATGCCATTAAATACTCCTCGCAGTTTCGCAAACAACTGAAAATTGCTAAAAAGCGGGGAAAAGACCTTGGAAAACTAGAGAGGATCGTTGACCTTCTGGCAAGCGGTACTCCTTTACCGGAAAAATGTCGAGACCATGCGCTAACGGGTAACTGGGTAAAATATCGAGAGTGTCATATTGAACCAGACTGGTTGCTGATTTACTACAAGCAAGACGACGTGCTGGTGCTGTCCCTAGTTGCAACCGGAAGTCACTCAGACCTTTTTTAA
- a CDS encoding type II toxin-antitoxin system RelB/DinJ family antitoxin, translating to MATANISIRMDAALKKEADQLFNEMGMNISTAFNVFVRQAIRERAIPFQIQLGNPNRETIAAMLEAEQIAKDPRVPGYASAREAFAAALSEDD from the coding sequence GTGGCTACAGCAAATATCAGTATTCGTATGGATGCAGCCTTGAAAAAAGAGGCGGATCAGCTGTTTAACGAGATGGGAATGAATATTTCTACCGCGTTTAACGTTTTCGTGCGGCAAGCTATCCGCGAGCGTGCCATTCCTTTTCAGATTCAACTAGGCAACCCCAATAGGGAGACGATTGCCGCCATGTTAGAGGCGGAACAGATTGCCAAAGATCCTCGCGTTCCCGGCTATGCAAGTGCCCGTGAAGCATTTGCTGCCGCTCTTAGTGAGGACGACTAA
- a CDS encoding LytTR family DNA-binding domain-containing protein yields MKFTLTIDPTVTETIVTVTAREVDAEVQAIQRLASGSLDSSSSPAVERPLRRLIGTSGNDATVLEVRSILAFFTKKKVVYAHTSNGDWRIKTRMYELEESLPAGDFVRISQSEIVNIAAIKKLDLSFSGTISVQLKDGSRYYVSRRQLPAFKSKLGL; encoded by the coding sequence ATGAAATTCACGCTCACGATTGATCCCACCGTAACCGAAACTATCGTGACGGTAACGGCGCGGGAGGTCGACGCTGAGGTGCAAGCGATCCAAAGGCTCGCCTCCGGTAGCCTAGATAGCTCCTCCTCCCCCGCAGTCGAGCGCCCGCTTCGCCGCCTCATCGGGACAAGCGGCAATGACGCCACGGTGCTGGAAGTGCGCTCGATACTCGCGTTCTTTACTAAAAAGAAAGTGGTGTATGCCCACACCAGTAACGGTGATTGGCGAATTAAAACCCGAATGTATGAACTCGAAGAATCTCTACCTGCAGGCGATTTCGTACGTATTTCGCAATCAGAAATCGTCAATATTGCCGCGATCAAAAAACTTGATCTTTCTTTCTCGGGAACGATCAGTGTGCAGCTAAAAGATGGCTCTCGCTATTACGTTTCCCGCCGGCAACTTCCAGCTTTTAAATCCAAACTCGGACTCTAA
- a CDS encoding DUF3021 domain-containing protein yields the protein MKTKKIVDLTLVGACIGIIIGTSIELIFSSLSSSSYYPGAPEFLNTFGNENVAVLIERLIYAAYGIIGSFAGLLYRNETRPLILNTAMHFGIILICGIAAGSYLKWWGSSFDMIGVIITIALIYLLIWLFNWLMARAEVKKMNQKLQ from the coding sequence ATGAAAACTAAAAAAATAGTTGATCTCACCCTGGTAGGGGCTTGCATTGGAATCATTATCGGCACCAGTATTGAACTTATTTTCTCTTCTCTTTCCTCCTCTAGCTATTACCCTGGAGCTCCAGAATTCTTAAATACTTTTGGTAACGAAAACGTGGCAGTACTAATTGAGCGGCTTATTTATGCAGCCTACGGCATCATTGGTAGCTTCGCGGGGTTGCTTTACCGTAACGAAACCCGACCGCTTATCCTCAATACCGCCATGCATTTCGGGATCATACTTATCTGCGGGATTGCTGCTGGCAGCTACCTTAAATGGTGGGGCTCTAGCTTCGATATGATCGGAGTAATCATCACAATAGCGCTTATCTATCTGCTGATTTGGCTGTTTAATTGGTTAATGGCTCGCGCCGAAGTCAAAAAGATGAACCAAAAACTGCAATAA
- a CDS encoding ADP-ribosylglycohydrolase family protein → MYPSWWRKFWKDLGYRTGFRPTRIPIADLREIKRWAQTRIPPEKQDHYCIDIEVLNQHVAITEYRPRFPQRKIKLQGSQTLVDVWVAEKAKSDASQVEIIERADCNLHYHPDLDKWSLCYRSPDSRTCTPYFWGPYDPGSLAKALKTIEVDKARDCYDSLAHPDWTTTSPPTLEQTRAILLGAAVGEAYGASAAGISTGSWDADTARAAAMMESFIRNSSDYCELYSPRDVAKKLLAASERFQSVQPDLKSADTRVRDNEALRRTFPLLLHVLSLWLDRRIICDWGSDLVCEAASLTHANDVSQLSCLYFCEFLRFILAGESIEQAYRKTSQILFHYYRHDDSQWQKAISMHKRILSPNFLALTPADLHPASDVVDTLEIVLYSLLHTNSFSEAIETAVSFGGDSAAYAGLTGTVAGAAYGEKAIPAEWLAKLKGRDYLEKVAERFQQIDRSFYPG, encoded by the coding sequence ATGTATCCATCTTGGTGGCGAAAATTTTGGAAAGATTTGGGGTATAGAACCGGGTTTCGCCCAACCAGGATCCCGATTGCAGACCTCAGGGAGATTAAACGGTGGGCGCAAACCCGGATTCCTCCGGAAAAACAAGACCACTACTGTATCGATATTGAAGTTTTGAATCAGCACGTGGCGATAACGGAGTATCGTCCCCGTTTTCCGCAGCGAAAGATAAAGCTGCAGGGATCGCAAACCCTAGTTGATGTTTGGGTGGCCGAAAAAGCAAAAAGTGACGCTAGCCAGGTCGAAATTATTGAGCGCGCAGATTGCAACCTTCACTACCATCCCGATCTGGACAAATGGAGTCTTTGCTATCGGTCTCCGGATAGTAGAACCTGCACGCCCTATTTTTGGGGACCTTACGATCCTGGGTCACTGGCGAAGGCGCTAAAGACAATCGAGGTTGACAAAGCCAGAGACTGCTACGACAGCCTAGCCCATCCCGATTGGACGACAACCTCTCCACCCACCCTAGAACAGACGCGGGCGATACTGCTCGGGGCAGCAGTAGGGGAGGCCTACGGGGCGTCAGCAGCAGGTATTTCTACCGGTTCTTGGGACGCAGATACTGCCAGGGCAGCAGCCATGATGGAATCTTTTATCCGAAATAGCAGCGACTATTGCGAGTTATATAGCCCAAGAGACGTAGCAAAAAAATTATTAGCCGCCTCAGAGCGTTTCCAGAGCGTACAGCCGGATCTGAAATCAGCAGACACTCGAGTACGCGACAACGAGGCGCTGCGGCGAACTTTTCCTCTGCTGCTCCATGTACTGAGTCTGTGGCTTGACCGGCGCATAATCTGCGATTGGGGCTCCGATTTAGTCTGCGAGGCTGCGTCATTAACTCACGCCAATGATGTCTCCCAGTTATCTTGCCTCTACTTTTGTGAATTCCTCCGGTTTATTCTTGCTGGTGAAAGTATTGAGCAGGCCTATCGAAAAACTTCACAAATCCTTTTCCACTATTACCGGCATGATGACTCGCAGTGGCAAAAAGCCATTTCGATGCATAAACGAATTTTGAGCCCCAACTTCTTAGCGCTAACGCCAGCAGACTTGCATCCCGCTAGCGACGTGGTGGACACCCTAGAAATCGTCCTCTATTCACTTTTGCACACCAATTCTTTTAGCGAAGCCATCGAAACCGCCGTCAGTTTCGGAGGGGACAGCGCCGCCTACGCCGGCCTAACCGGGACAGTTGCGGGTGCCGCCTACGGAGAAAAGGCGATCCCTGCTGAATGGTTAGCCAAGCTGAAAGGCCGCGACTACCTCGAAAAAGTAGCCGAACGCTTCCAACAAATAGATCGCAGCTTCTATCCCGGGTAG